From a region of the Vanrija pseudolonga chromosome 2, complete sequence genome:
- the Eci2 gene encoding Enoyl-CoA delta isomerase 2, mitochondrial, which translates to MSPAQLPTLKEVVPTLHPSGVLELRLNTPGNLNSLTIQKQDLVQGLNYAKANKDVVAVVVTSTGRFFSSGASISPGGMGGGDIKKGENPARDYIDALIDFPKLLVAALQGPAYGIAVTMLPHFDIVYAAPETTLTTPFSRIGICLEGCSSVLFPPLFGPVVTSRLLYLAETVPLADIEHSGLIREVLPAEGLQTAVVRKVEAVLNNLVPESIIASKSLTKSPKIRKELHRINKEEMATVEKCRASQAHADAIARFAAEAAAKKAAKAKL; encoded by the exons ATgtcgcccgcccagctccCCACCCTCAAGGAGGTCGTGCCGACCCTCCACCCGTCCGGCGTCTTGGAGCTCCGCCTCAACACGCCCGGCAACCTCAACTCGCTGACCATCCAGAA GCAGGACCTCGTCCAGGGCCTAAACTATGCCAAGGCCAACAAGGacgtcgttgccgtcgtcgt CACTTCGACCGGTCGCTTCTTCTCGTCCGGCGCGTCCATTAGCCCCGGGGGCATGGGTGGCGGTGACAtcaagaagggcgagaaCCCTGCTCG CGACTACATTGACGCGCTCATCGACTTCCCCAAGCTCctggtcgccgcgctccaggGTCCGGCGTACGGTATCGCCGTGACCATGCTGCCTCACTTTGACATCGTGTACGCTGCGCCCGAGACGACACTCACGACGCCCTTCTCGCGCATCGGCATCTGTCTCGAGGGCTGCAGCTCGGTGCTTTTCCCTCCCCTCTTCGGCCCGGTCGTCACCAGCCGCCTTCTCTACCTCGCCGAGACTGTGCCCCTTGCGGACATTGAGCACTCTGGCCTTATCCGTGAGGTGCTCCCCGCCGAGGGCTTGCAGACGGCCGTCGTGCGCAAGGTTGAGGCGGTCCTCAACAACCTCGTGCCCGAGAGCATCA TCGCTTCCAAGTCCCTCACCAAGTCGCCAAAGATCCGCAAGGAGCTCCACCGCATCAACAAGGAGGAGATGGCGACTGTCGAGAAGTGTCGCGCGAGCCAGGCACACGCGGACGCGATTGCACGTTtcgcggccgaggcagcggccaagaaggccgccaaggccaagctctaa
- the mtr_2 gene encoding N amino acid transport system protein yields the protein MSDSKQDGSIIVTEVKEDGDVVELYMPKGQRVVEDTTDAVDAVFGALDESTQSYRSVTSFGAFALITKANIGLGVLSIPLVFHVIGIVPGVILIIFMGSIVGSTMIGSVKLKHPEVYGIADAAYVFGGRWAKEAWYLFFWLYCLVAVSGSLVSLSAALNAVSSHAACTAVWIGVIAVAGLALGFIPTLSRVSWIGWVGLVFLISALLTLTISVGVQPRPADAPRPPAAWDRDIRVVGHPNFGEAMWAISSVSVRSVHGPSHRAGVIRIRIFASVLTDPSFNVVSEMRDPRAYTRVLIASISITTVLYLVLGGVVCAFCGQYISSPALGSAGPLMKKVCYGLAIPALGATLTIFVHLGGKHIFVRVLSGSHHLTHSTKTHWIVWSACVFSSAFLGYIIASAIPDFGSFVGLFGALVNPAVAIVPYGAMWWHDNWRPVKPEQRTLKLWALLALNIFITFTGLFITVAGTYGAVIDLIKSSASGGPWSCKDNSGGS from the exons ATGTCGGACTCCAAGCAAGACGGCAGCATCATCGTCACAgaggtcaaggaggacggcgacgtcgtcgagctgtACATGCCCAAGGGGCAGCGCGTTGTCGAGGACAcgaccgacgccgtcgacgcagtctttggcgcgctcgacgagagcACGCAGTCGTACCGCTCT GTCACGAGCTTTGGCGCGTTCGCGCTTATCACCAAGGCGAacatcggcctcggggtGCTCTCCATCCCGCTCGTGTTCCACGTCATCGGTATCGTGCCCGGCGTCATCTTGATCATCTTCATGGGCTCCATCGTcgggt CCACTATGATCGGCAGCGTCAAGCTCAAACACCCCGAGGTGTACGGtatcgccgacgcggcgtaTGTCTTTGGCGGGCGCTGGGCCAAGGAGGCATGGTACCTCTTCTTCTGGCTCT actgcctcgtcgccgtaTCGGGCTCGCTCGTGTCCCTCTCGGCAgcgctcaacgccgtctCGTCCCACGCAGCCTGTACCGCCGTGTGGAtcggcgtcatcgccgtcgccggcctcgcgctgggcTTCATCCCTACCCTGTCGCGCGTCTCGTGGATCGGATGGGTCGGCCTCGTCTTCCTAATCTCCGCGTTGCTCACCCTCACTATCAGCGTCGGTGTTCAGCCCCGCCCGGCTGatgcgccccgccccccggcggcgtgggACCGTGATATCCGTGTCGTGGGCCACCCTAACTTCGGAGAGGCGATGTGGGCCATCAGTTCTGTAAGTGTACGGTCTGTGCATGGCCCCTCACATCGTGCAGGTGTCATTCGCATTCGGATCTTCGCCAGCGTA CTCACCGACCCAAGCTTCAACGTAGTCTCCGAGATGCGTGATCCTCGAGCATACACGCGCGTCCTGATCGCGTCCATCAGTATCACCACCGTCCTTtatctcgtcctcggcggcgtcgtctgcGCTTTCTGTGGACAGTACATCTCGTCCCCGGCTCTCGGCTCAGCCGGCCCCTTGATGAAGAAGGTGTGCTATGGCCTGGCCATCCCTGCCCTCGGCGCAACGCTTACCATCTTTGTCCAT CTTGGGGGCAAGCACATCTTCGTCCGCGTCCTCTCCGGCTCGCACCACTTGACCCATTCGACCAAGACCCACTGGATTGTGTGGTCGGCTTGTGTCTTCTCATCAGCATTTTTGGGGTACATCATCGCATCAGCAATCCCCGATTTTGGCTCGTTTGTCGGGCTCTTCGGTGCCCTCGTCAACCCGGCCGTCGCGATCGTCCCCTACGGCGCCATGTGGTGGCACGACAATTGGCGTCCCGTCAAGCCCGAGCAGCGCACGCTCAAGCTCTGggccctgctcgccctcaACATTTTTATTACGTTCACCGGCTTGTTCATCACCGTTGCCGGGACGTACGGGGCCGTCATCGATTTGATCAAGTCCAGCGCGTCTGGCGGTCCGTGGAGCTGCAAGGACAACTCGGGTGGCAGCTAG